The Clostridium aceticum genomic interval CTGATAATCTAGAGCAGAAAAGGGTTCGTCTAACAATAGTAACTCTGGTTCAATAGCAAGGGTTCGAATAAGAGCAACTCTTTGGCGCATTCCACCAGATAATTGATTAGGATAATGGTTTTTGAAATCCTTTAAACCGTAAGTATCTAACAGCTTTGTAACCCTTTCAATACTCTCCTGATTTACTTTATTTTGGATCTCCAATCCAATTAATACATTTTCCATAATTGTGCGCCATTGAAATAAGTGATCACTTTGAAACATATATCCAATACTTCTATTAGGCCCCTCTGTTTGCTGACCATTTATAAAAACTTCTCCAGAGCTAGGCTTGACTAGTCCCGCAATAATTGATAATATGGTGGATTTACCGCAACCACTAGGTCCTACAATGGTAATAATTTCTCCTCTATCAACATCAAAAGAAAGATGATCCAAAGCCTTTGTCTCACCATCTAGCGTATGGTAAGTTTTTAAAATATTTTTTATCTCTATGAATTTAGTTTCTTCCACAACCATCCCTCCTTTAAAAATAAACCATAATAATAAATGTCATGTTATTATAGTATGACAGAAGAGAAATTGTGT includes:
- a CDS encoding ABC transporter ATP-binding protein; this encodes MEETKFIEIKNILKTYHTLDGETKALDHLSFDVDRGEIITIVGPSGCGKSTILSIIAGLVKPSSGEVFINGQQTEGPNRSIGYMFQSDHLFQWRTIMENVLIGLEIQNKVNQESIERVTKLLDTYGLKDFKNHYPNQLSGGMRQRVALIRTLAIEPELLLLDEPFSALDYQSRLAVSDDIAGILKREKKTAIMVTHDIAEAISMANRVLVLSKRPASIKSIHEIKLTCSAERTPLKCREAPEFRHYFNEIWKELDVYVK